The proteins below are encoded in one region of Helianthus annuus cultivar XRQ/B chromosome 2, HanXRQr2.0-SUNRISE, whole genome shotgun sequence:
- the LOC110897717 gene encoding glutathione S-transferase T3 — translation MDPSFLSYAAYLSGAPPFVPPTFGYGQAGGSQPSQPEAEPDVEVVPETQPEPVQETSKRGKRSHKKKDKDAPRRTKNIIKWTKEEEYALTRAYVDISEDEETANFQTGPVFWDRVRALFFSTWGQGEHRDKDSISSKWTDINNKCHAFQEVFQRNYDNRPSGEGDVGVLTKSLEEFERTKGPFTYYKCWELLRKSPKWAVVNPMTSSSRRRAKRSKTSSSVDPSTPTSDARNVDLNEAVDEGIQEELARPAGRRKGAGKKTLESSSDLELKDDFEEMNRRLQDIRDLGHQRYEIMKERMAETKKFNEMQEARQMEKDIEFLSKPIDHLQGDALILAQMRRQKIKEKYGL, via the exons atggacccgagcttttTAAGTTACGCGGCTTACTTAAGTGGCGCCCCTCCGTTTGTTCCTCCAACTttcggctatggtcaagccggcgggtctcaaccgtcacaacccgaagccgaacccgatgtggaagtcgtaccggagacgcaacccgaaccggtgcaagaaacatcgaaacgcggcaaaaggtcgcataagaagaaggatAAGGACGCACCGAGgcgtacaaaaaatataatcaaatgGACGAAGGAAGAGGAATACGCGTTGACTCGGGCGTATGTCGACATTTCGGAGGACGAAGAGACGG caaactttcaaacgggtccggttttttgggatagggttcgtgcactcttctttagcacgtggggtcaaggcgaacatcgggacaaagactcgatttctagcaaatggaccgacataAACAACAAGTGTCATGCGTTTCAAGAAGTCTTccaacgtaactacgataatCGCCCGAGTGGTGAAGGTGACGTGGGGGTTTTAACGAAGAGTTTGGAGGAGTTCGAGAGGACAAAAGGCCCTTTCACGTACTACAAGTGTTGGGAGCTACTtcgaaaaagtccaaagtgggcggtagttaacccaatgacgtctagtagtagacgtcgggctaaaaggtcaaaaacatcatcctccgttgacccgTCAACTCCGACATCGGATGCCCGCAATGTTGATTTAAATGAGGCGGTGGACGAGGGCATTCAAGAAGAGTTGGCCCGACCCGCCGGTAGAAGAAAGGGAGCCGGGAAAAAAACGctcgagtcgtcttccgatctcgagttaaaggatgatttcgaggagatgaaccgtcgtctccaagacattcgagatctcggccaccaacgttatgaAATTATGAAGGAACGAATGGCCGAAACAAAAAaatttaacgagatgcaagaggcgaggcaaatggaaaaggacatcgagtttttgtccaaacctatcgaccacctacaaggcgatgcgttgatccttgcgcaaatgcgtcgccaaaaaattaaagaaaaatatggACTGTAG